The sequence TGAGTGTGTGTATTGCATGCGTGTGTATGGGTTTAAGTGTTAGGGTTATACTCAACCCTAGGTGAAAATATCAATTAAAGGTTAAAGTGTTAAACTAAGGAAATAATTCGTATTTCTAAATTAATTCGCACCAAAAATACACACTAGAATATccaattaaatataaaagatCGAATTCGATAGTCCGGAAATTAAAATACTACTCCTCGCAGAAATTTAAAAGAATTAGCTCAAGAGCGcgggaaaattaaatttaaaagcgaCTGAcaccgaaaatttaaaataattaatataaaattttaaaatttaataccGAGCTAAgcaattaaattccaaaaattaaaaattataaatattaaaacagtTTTAGGcataaaactcaaatttttggaaaattctagGTGTCACagttcctccctccctaatacagaatttcatcctcgaaattcgaGACTCACCAAATAGTTCCGGATAGCGATCTCTGatatctgcttctgcttcccaagtggcctcttcatccgaatggttctgccatctcaccttgatcattggaatcgactttttacggagtcttctctcctgtctatccaaaatccggatgggcCTCTCCTCATAGGTCATGTGAGGAGATATCTGAAGTGGTTCCGAACTGagcacatgggatgggttcgagatgtacttcctcagcatcgacacatggaagacattatggaCCCCGTCAAGGTTAGGTGGCAAGGCCACCCTATAAGCCAATGCCCCTACCCTATCCAATATCTCGAAGGGTCCTATGAACCTCGGCGCCAActttcctttcttcccaaacCTCATAACTCCCTTCAGTGGCGCTACACAGATgaacacatgatcacccaccgagaactccaagtctctcctccggtgatcagcataactcttctgccggcTCTATGCAGTCCTCATCTTGTCACGAATCTTGGCTACAACTTCGGCAATCTATTGAACAATCTCTGGTCCTAACTCCGATTTCTCCCCAATCTCGGTCCACAACACCGGAGATCTACACGGTTTTCCATAGAGTGTCTCGTAAGGCGCCATACCAATGGTGgcttgaaagctgttgttataagcAAATTCCACCAATGGcagtctcgactcccaactgCCTTGAAAGGCAATGGCACAATCTCTCAAAAGATCTTCtagaatctgaatcaccctctcggactgtccgtccgtctgcGGGTGAAAGGCAGTGCTATATAAAGCTTCGTCCCTAAAGCTGcgtgaagactcttccaaaaagttGAAGTAAACCTTGGATCTCTATCAGGCACTATGGAAATAgggataccatgtagtctgactatctcccggatatacaaaTCTGCATACTGCGTCATCGTGAAGGTCGTCCTCACTGGCAAGAAGTGCGCCGACTTTGTGAGTCGGTCTActataacccaaatagcattctAATTCCTCACTGTCCTCGGCAAACCAACAACGAAGTCCATAGTAATGTTCTCTcatttccactccggaatagggAGTGGTTTAAGCAATCCTGCAGGCCTCTGATTCTCCGCCTTGAactgctggcatgtcaggcattcTGACACAAATCGGTCAATGTCACTCTTCATGcccggccaccaatacaatcgctgaagatcccgatacatcttcgtacttcccgGGTGGATAGAGTACGGTGATGCGtgtgcctctgccatgatagtagCTCGCAGAGAGTCACCTACGGGAACCCAAAATCGATCTCTGAACTTTACAATCTCATCTACTACCGAATACAAACCACTATCTTTCTCCTCagctctctgtctccactttcTCAGCTGCTCATCATCTGCTTGAGCAACCCTGATACGGTCAAACAATGTGGTCTGTACTGACAAGGCTGACAGTCTAGGAGCCCTACCCTCAGGATAGAACTCCAGTTTgaacctctgaatctcatctTGCAATGGTCTAGCCACTGACAAGGAAGCAATCACTGCCTTCTTCCGGCTCAGCGCGTCTGCGACCACGTTAGCCTTACCCGGGTGGTAactgatctcacaatcgtagtccttcaccaactatAGCCATCTctgttgcctcatattcaactccatctgggtgaagaagtacttgaggctcttatggtcggtgaatatcttacacttctctccatagagatagtgtctccaaatcttgagagcgAACACTACTGCCGCTAACTCCAGGTCATGTGTAGGATAATTCTTCACATGCTCCTTCAACTGcctagaagcataagcaataaccctaTCACGCTGCataagaactgctcccaatcccaacttggaagcatcagtgtaaaccACGAAATCACCTTGCCCTGATGGCATAGCCAATACTGGCGttgtcgtaagagcttccttcaataCATCAAAGCTTCTTTGACATTCGGAACTCCAAACAAACCTTGCACTCTTCTTGGTTAATGTTGTCAAGGGCACTGCAATGGATGAAAAgcccttgataaacttcctGTAATAACCAGCCAATCCAAGAAAACTGTGAATCTATGATGCATTTCTAGGTACTGACCACTCCTTCACAGCTTGAACTTTGGAGGGGTCTACCTCAACACCTCTCTCGGAAATGACATGGCCCAAGAATGCTACtctctccaaccaaaactcgcatttgTCGAACTTAGCAAACAGCTTCCGTTCTCGGAGTACCTCTAGAACAGTCCTCAAATGCTGCGAATGCTCCTATCTATCCTTGGAATAAATgagaatatcgtcaatgaagacgatTACAAATTGGTCCAAGAACGGCTGGAAtacgcggttcataagatccatgaaaatcGCTGGTGCGTTCGTCAACccgaacggcatcacaaggaactcgtagtgaccataacgagtcctaaaagctgtcttAAACACATCCGATTCTTTcaccctcagctgatgataaccggatCGAAGGTCAATCTTTGAAAATACAGAGGCCCCTTGCAACTGATCGAAGAGGTCCTCAATCCTAGGtagtgggtacttgttcttcactgtcaccCCATTCAACTCCCGATAATCTATACACAGCCTTAGGcttccgtccttcttcttcacaaacaggACCAGTGCACCCCAAggagagaaactagggcgtatgaaacccttatcaagcaactcttgaatctgctcttttaactccCTCATTTCCGCAGGaaccaatctgtacggtgccttagaaattTCCACAGTACCGGGTACTAAGTCGATAGAGAACTCCACCTCCCTAACAGTCGGAATGCCTGCAACATCGTCTGGAAATACGTCCTCAAAATCCCTGACAATGTCCACATCTGAAATATCTGGACGTGGTGGCAACTCTGTCAAAGATATACTGGCTAAGAATGCCTCACATCCTTCATGCACCATCTCCTAGCTTGCATAAAAGATATGATCTGTGTCTTCCTCGAACCCCTAGTAGCCTCAAACTGAAACGGCTCTACTCCTTCTGGTCTGACCAATACTGACCTCAGCTGAAAGTCGATCACCACTGCATTCTTAGacatccaatccatcccaagaatcaaGTCAAACCTGGGCATGGGCAGTACTATCAAGTCTTCAACTACTGGTTGCCCTTGCAATAGGAGTTCAAGATTCCTCACCATTCTCCTAGTGGACAGTTCTTCCCCTGATGGGATGGTCACTGTGAATCCACCAATCTGATCCTCGCACTCAATGCTCCGCTTGCGAGTAAAAGCCTCCGATATGAAAgaatgggtagcccctgagtctaacAAGGCTCTAGTGGCCACACCGGCTACTAAAATTCTACCTGCATTAAAGGTGATTACAACCACGGAaagattgaaaaaaaataaggCAAGTCCTTCTTAGGTTCATTCTAAGCCAACAAATCTCATAAACAAAATTATTCATCTCTACACGACCAATTAACCCAAAGCATGCATCCTAAAACAAATTCTCATTCCCAAAAGAAAAGCTCAAAACGAACAGTGCAACTAGGAATCAGTTAAATCACCCTTAAttaaatgctctaaatattacCTGTGACGAGCGTGGTATCAGGGTcggcctcctcggcctgcatcacaaacactctCCCCTGAGTCGGCATGGCGCACAAAGGACAATCTGAAACCACGTGTCCTGGCTTCTTGCATCGATAGCAAACTCCGGCTCCTGCTAGACACTGTCCATGATGAGCACGACGACATTTCGGGCAAACAGGATTCTCCCCAGTCTTGGGAGGAGCGGGTCTTGGTGCTAgctgtgttggaaaactggcgagttcccagaccaattacgattgatacccggtgcagcggaagtttaaaaatttttcatggaacgtttccatggtatgggtatcaaccgttcatcgattgaattacgtgtgtgtaaaatttaaataacaattaaataaattttacctcaaatctcgcaacgagattaatggacaccaacagaacaattctgctcttgttgtctctccctggaaccgatgaacgccttcaatcaggtccacgaacagaggtttaatccctctgatagattgcactagaaaatctatcagaagttttctgcgaagagaatacacgaatttgattcgttattccttactgcgattcaaaatcacagaccggaattttctcgggcagagggggagggttcggccgatttgttgagagagaggctagggttcgatttttgctctgtctcaaaaattatgacctgttgtgtgtaatttctgtactgaaataacttatttataatgcaggccactaacaccttagggcccattaatcataagctggggcccgacaagcaaagcccactcgttcagaaattaatataaaattcatcgtgactccgattgatgaaacgatttcaccaatgtgcacagaaaccatttctgcacgttttaaagtcaaaataaattttcctgaatccgaattcagtggtttccaaaaatgtccatccctatgtcattttaggaaatcctactcccttactcttatttaagaagtccaactccttagttcattaaatttaactctttaaatttaactatctcaacggggattaaaactccattacactgtgtgaccctcaatggttcagggatacagctagccgtgggctcacaactccttgtgactcggaacaacactttccgacttgcccaacgaatcatggtaaagcgcctagcaacatcgccccatgattccctaggtatcactgatagtgcctacaagaaccagtagattttggttagcgtacagtacggtcccttcatccatatatcccgatcgaatcaacaaccattggtatatcgagagtcgctcaagattcgataactatgcaatgcatcttgaagatcaaattagtgacatcgcatgtgctactaagaaaccatttcttaaatcacatcaagtactctggccagagatttgtcacactaatatctcctcagatcgcataggatatccacactcgcaagtatgtggtgaatccttgacaacaatgcattgactcctatatgtgtcgtaactgtacccaatctcgacacctgatgaccccctcagagtcggtaaacgagtcaaagcacagtactagcatatagagtctccatgatgtttcaagtcgtaaggactaatggtgtacaaccaaaaccgcggactttatccactcgataagtgataaccacttggaaagtccggatagggtagttcgactattcatcctatgaatatccatttgcatgcttcgaacatctccatgttccctaccaatgaaacgtggtactccgcatcgcaaatgctagtctcaaactcgagcgatccttatccttattatcggacggctcaattgactaggaacggttttagaatatacagtgactataagatgtatttcatgatagacatctccatgttctaccacatcttacatacactatagtatattcaaggtctttatcaaaacaacaatagtatatcacaatataacaatatgaagtaatataaagtcattgccataaaagtgtaaataatattaaacaaaagattgtttatacaaagagtcaacaaagcccatagccacacagttggctcactgggcacccactcttacaatctcccacttgccctatagccaactagtcatactacgtagacccattgcttcgcgatgtttgtcaaacaatggtcctggcaaaggcttagtaagtggatcagcgatattgtctgcagaggccactcgttcgacactgatgtctcctctttccacaatctcccggattatgtggtatttcctcagtacgtgtttggatctttgatgagaccttggttcctttgcttgagcaacggcacccgtgttgtcgcagtacaccgggactggaccaacaaattcaggaatgacgcccaactcttggacgaaattcctcatccaaacggcctctttagcagcagctgatgctgcaatgtattcagcctcagtggtggaatccgctgtggtgtcctgtttggaactcttccaagagacagcaccgccattgagcatgaacacaaatccagaggttgacttcgagtcatccacatcactttggaagctagagtcggtatagccttccagtttgagttctcgtcctccataaaccatgaacatattcttagtccttcgcaagtacttaagaatgtccttcacggctttccaatgcatctgaccaggattagactgatatctgctcgtgacactcagagcaaatgctacatccggtctggtagatatcatcccatacatgatactacctataacccgcatatggtacatgtgtcatattctctatctctgcatcagtcttgggacacatagacttggatagagaaactccatgacacatgggtagatgtcctctcttggacccatccattgaaaaccgtttcaatatggtatcgatgtaggttgattgagtgagtcctatcattctcttagatctatccctatagatctgtatcccaagaatgtaggatgcctcacccaaatccttcatcgaaaatctacctgataaccatatctttgttgactgcaacatccctacatcattcccaatgagtaggatgtcatcaacataaagtactaagaatgttaccgcatccttaactactttcttgtacacgcaaggttcctccgggttcttgatgaaaccaaaatcttttattgtttcatcaaatttctggttccaacttcttgatgcttgttttagaccataaattgatctctgaagcttgcataccttatgctcgcttcccatggatgtgaacccctcaggctgcttcatatagatttcttccttaatgtctccattaagaaaagcagcagtcttcacatccatctgccatatctcatagtcataccatgcagctatggcaattaggattcttatggacttgaacattgcgactggtgaaaaggtttcatcatagtcaactccttgcctttgagtataacctttcgccaccaatcgcgccttgtaagtcaatatcttaccatcaggcccaagctttcttttgtagatccatttacaccctattggaacaattccatcgggaggatccactaaagaccagacttggttagtatgcatcgaatccaattcagactgcatagcttcaagccataaattcgaatccgcatcagaaattgcttccttgaagcttcttggatcacatccaatgtcgggttcatcttgaccctcttcaagaagaagaccatatcgaactggaggtctagaagtcctctcggatcttctaggtgcaggcgtgtccagcaatggttcctgaggtgtgggatcgttattttgtatttcgggttcttctcgaacttcttcgagttccatcatctcgcctttcttatccaataagaactccttctccaagaaggtggcattccgtgaaacaaacacctttgtttcagcaggataatagaaataatatccgattgaattcttcggataccccacaaaataacacaagctggatcgactatccaacttatctcccactgtccgcttcacgtaagcaggacatccccaaatcctcaagtacgaatacttaggagctttgccattccataactcgtatggtgttttgtccactgctttagtgtggacgttattcaacaacaataccgccgtttcaagcgcatagccccaaaacgaaggtggaagctcagtgaagctcatcatggatcgaaccatgtccaacaaagttcgattacgacgctccgatacaccattaagctgtggtgtcataggaggagtccactgagagagaatcccattctcttttagatagtccaaaaactcggtactcaagtattctccacctcgatccgatcgaagtgctttaatacttttacctagcttgttttctacttcagccttgaattctttgaacttttcaaatgcttcagacttatatttcattaaatataaatacccataccttgaataatcatcagtaaaggtaatgaagtaggtgtggccatgttgagtccctactctaaatggaccacaaacatctgtatggatcaaatccaacagattctgactacgctcaggtttccccttaaaaggagatttagtcatttttccttttaggcaggattcacaagtaggtagagagttaatatcagacatatcaaacatgccctctcccactagcttgttcatcctccttgag comes from Henckelia pumila isolate YLH828 chromosome 4, ASM3356847v2, whole genome shotgun sequence and encodes:
- the LOC140861951 gene encoding uncharacterized protein, whose protein sequence is MAARRGRPPHPLPPPPPPLLPPAGDVGTQVLAGLAHILEQHVDAPRPGLGTVYEQFRKMNPKDFAGTTDPLVAEGWIRSLEGDLSVAEFVVKFERGCHFVPLIGDDKAEKLQHFIVGLRPTIRQDVLMAEPADYASALRRALRSEQTLKDIIAEAQSKRPLPSHGPQQHHRKRPFTGSQRQQGHFKPQGHLAHRPQGHHVQRPQGQLLAPRPAPPKTGENPVCPKCRRAHHGQCLAGAGVCYRCKKPGHVVSDCPLCAMPTQGRVFVMQAEEADPDTTLVTGRILVAGVATRALLDSGATHSFISEAFTRKRSIECEDQIGGFTVTIPSGEELSTRRMVRNLELLLQGQPVVEDLIVLPMPRFDLILGMDWMSKNAVVIDFQLRSVLEMVHEGCEAFLASISLTELPPRPDISDVDIVRDFEDVFPDDVAGIPTVREFLSLGCTGPVCEEEGRKPKAVYRLSGVEWGDSEEQEHSQHLRTVLEVLRERKLFAKFDKCEFWLERVAFLGHVISERGVEVDPSKVQAVKEWKFIKGFSSIAVPLTTLTKKSARFVWSSECQRSFDVLKEALTTTPVLAMPSGQGDFVVYTDASKLGLGAVLMQRDRVIAYASRQLKEHVKNYPTHDLELAAVVYHPGKANVVADALSRKKAVIASLSVARPLQDEIQRFKLEFYPEGRAPRLSALSVQTTLFDRIRVAQADDEQLRKWRQRAEEKDSGLYSVVDEIVKFRDRFWVPVECLTCQQFKAENQRPAGLLKPLPIPEWK